The following proteins come from a genomic window of Acidimicrobiales bacterium:
- a CDS encoding DJ-1/PfpI family protein yields MTEPSAPVHIAIALFPRLTVLDAVGPYEVLQRLPEFDVTFVGHETGPVRADNGFLGLEVDATFADLPDPDVLVVPGGVGARELTGDDVILDWIRRAHRTSRFTTSVCTGSMLLAAAGLLDGLTATTHWAYMDQLADLGAKPTPDRVVEHLDDRLITAAGVSSGIDMALRLVEVMVDRTAAEAVQLLIEYDPEPPVDSGSPAKAPAHAMARAIEYAGLRS; encoded by the coding sequence GTGACCGAACCATCCGCACCCGTCCACATCGCCATCGCGTTGTTCCCTCGCCTCACCGTGCTCGACGCCGTCGGGCCCTATGAGGTCCTGCAACGCCTGCCGGAGTTCGACGTCACCTTCGTGGGCCACGAGACCGGCCCGGTCCGGGCCGACAACGGCTTCCTCGGACTCGAGGTCGACGCAACGTTCGCCGACCTGCCGGACCCCGACGTCCTGGTCGTCCCCGGCGGGGTCGGCGCCCGGGAGCTGACCGGCGACGACGTGATCCTCGACTGGATCCGCCGCGCCCACCGCACCAGTCGGTTCACGACCTCGGTGTGCACCGGCTCCATGCTGCTGGCCGCTGCCGGCCTGCTCGACGGGCTCACCGCCACCACGCACTGGGCGTACATGGACCAGCTCGCCGACCTAGGGGCCAAGCCGACGCCGGACCGCGTAGTCGAGCACCTCGATGACCGGCTCATCACGGCGGCCGGCGTGTCGAGCGGCATCGACATGGCGTTGCGGCTGGTGGAGGTCATGGTCGACCGCACCGCCGCCGAGGCCGTCCAGCTCCTGATCGAATACGACCCCGAGCCGCCGGTCGACAGTGGCTCACCGGCCAAAGCCCCGGCGCACGCCATGGCCCGCGCGATCGAGTACGCCGGCCTGCGCAGCTGA
- a CDS encoding gamma carbonic anhydrase family protein, with protein sequence MAVYALGDQVPDIHPSAHVAAEAVVIGSVTIGAESSIWPGAVLRGDDATITIGARTSIQDGTVVHTTPMSPTRVGDECVVGHLAHLEGCIIHDGALVGSGSVVLHNAVVETGALVGAQALVPNNMVVPSGAMALGVPAKLRPDSVQPEFMIRLAMESYVARAIRYRAELRRID encoded by the coding sequence ATGGCCGTCTACGCATTGGGTGACCAGGTCCCCGACATTCACCCGTCCGCTCATGTCGCCGCCGAAGCAGTGGTGATCGGGTCGGTGACGATCGGCGCGGAGTCGTCGATCTGGCCGGGTGCGGTGCTGCGCGGCGACGACGCGACCATCACGATCGGCGCCCGCACCTCGATCCAGGACGGCACGGTCGTCCACACCACGCCCATGAGCCCCACCCGCGTGGGCGACGAATGCGTGGTCGGCCACCTCGCGCACCTCGAGGGCTGCATCATCCACGATGGCGCGCTGGTGGGTTCGGGATCGGTGGTGCTGCACAACGCGGTGGTGGAGACGGGCGCGCTCGTGGGGGCGCAGGCGCTGGTGCCCAACAACATGGTCGTGCCGTCGGGGGCCATGGCGCTCGGGGTCCCGGCGAAGCTCCGGCCGGACTCGGTGCAGCCCGAGTTCATGATCCGTCTTGCGATGGAGAGCTACGTCGCCCGGGCCATCCGCTACCGCGCCGAGCTCCGCCGCATCGACTGA
- a CDS encoding S9 family peptidase: MVAAHPAPDGTGPTEPPTPKRVRHVRSLHGDDVPDDWYWLADESDPDRRPHLEAENAWAEAATARLAGLRERLFEEIKSRVQETDATAAWKNGPWWYYDRTTEGLGQPVHCRRPDDGSGRAPAGEPGGPTEQVLLDENQLAAGTGFARLGNLSVSPDGNLLAWSVDHRGDEAHTLHVRDLRTGEDLAEAIPATSYGLGWAANGESLFYTTLDHAQRPWQVWHHRLGTDRASDRLVFEEPDERFFVGVGNSRDDRHVVIDTGSVTSSEIWLLDATDPDGATRVVAPRSDDVEYHVEPHGTRLFIVSNHEGPDFALYETTIDEAADRAAWTTLIPHRPGVRIDGVDALRDHLVVSLREGGHTGLLVHELATGAQRAIPIDEPVATLGPHVNAEFDTAVFRYHYESLVTPATIYEDDLTTGERTLRRRVPVPGGYDPDRYESNGLWATAGDGTKVPISLVHRKGLALDGSHPCLLYGYGAYEASTDPWFSPARVSLLERGFVWGIAHVRGGGEMGRQWYEHGKLLEKPNSFSDFVACARHLIDAGYTSPARLAARGGSAGGLLMGAVANAAPDLFRAVVAEVPFVDALNTICDPTLPLTVTEWEEWGNPLESAEVYRVMRSYSPYENVHPVPYPAVLATAGLHDTRVGVHEPAKWVARLRDVSTGDAPIVLRIEMGAGHGGPTGRYDAWEREAFALAFVIDRLGAPLDPAVSPTS, translated from the coding sequence GTGGTCGCTGCGCACCCTGCTCCGGACGGCACCGGCCCCACCGAGCCGCCAACACCCAAGCGCGTGCGGCACGTGCGATCGCTCCACGGCGACGACGTGCCCGACGACTGGTACTGGCTCGCCGACGAGTCCGACCCCGACCGGCGCCCGCACCTCGAAGCCGAGAACGCCTGGGCGGAGGCGGCCACGGCACGGCTGGCGGGCCTGCGCGAGCGCCTCTTCGAGGAGATCAAGAGCCGGGTGCAGGAGACCGACGCGACCGCGGCCTGGAAGAACGGCCCATGGTGGTACTACGACCGCACGACCGAGGGGCTCGGCCAACCCGTGCACTGCCGGCGACCCGACGACGGGTCCGGCCGCGCGCCCGCCGGCGAGCCCGGGGGGCCCACCGAGCAAGTGCTGCTCGACGAGAACCAACTGGCGGCAGGAACCGGGTTCGCCCGCCTCGGCAACCTGTCGGTGAGTCCCGACGGGAACCTGCTCGCGTGGTCCGTCGACCACCGCGGCGACGAGGCTCACACGTTGCACGTGCGCGACCTGCGAACCGGCGAGGATCTCGCGGAAGCGATTCCCGCCACCTCGTACGGCCTTGGCTGGGCGGCCAACGGCGAGTCGCTCTTCTACACCACGCTCGACCACGCGCAGCGACCCTGGCAGGTGTGGCACCACCGGCTCGGCACGGACCGCGCTTCCGATCGCCTGGTGTTCGAGGAGCCCGACGAGCGCTTCTTCGTCGGCGTCGGCAACAGCCGCGACGACCGCCACGTCGTGATCGACACGGGCAGCGTCACCAGCTCGGAGATCTGGCTCCTCGACGCCACCGACCCCGACGGGGCAACGCGCGTGGTGGCGCCCAGATCCGACGACGTCGAATACCACGTGGAGCCGCACGGCACCCGGCTGTTCATCGTCTCGAACCACGAAGGTCCCGACTTCGCGCTCTACGAGACCACGATCGACGAAGCGGCCGACCGCGCCGCGTGGACCACCTTGATCCCCCACCGGCCCGGGGTGCGCATCGACGGTGTCGACGCCTTGCGCGACCACTTGGTCGTGTCGTTGCGCGAGGGCGGGCACACCGGGCTGCTGGTCCACGAACTGGCCACCGGCGCCCAGCGGGCGATCCCGATCGACGAGCCGGTGGCGACACTCGGCCCTCACGTCAACGCCGAGTTCGACACGGCGGTCTTCCGATATCACTACGAGTCGCTGGTGACGCCGGCAACCATCTACGAAGACGACCTGACGACCGGCGAGCGCACGCTGCGCCGGCGCGTGCCGGTGCCGGGCGGCTACGACCCCGACCGATACGAGTCGAACGGGCTGTGGGCGACGGCTGGCGACGGCACGAAGGTCCCGATCTCGCTCGTGCACCGCAAGGGTCTCGCGCTCGACGGCAGCCACCCGTGCCTCCTGTACGGCTACGGCGCGTACGAGGCGAGCACCGACCCGTGGTTCTCCCCGGCACGGGTGTCGCTGCTCGAGCGTGGGTTCGTATGGGGCATCGCCCATGTGCGGGGCGGTGGTGAGATGGGCCGCCAGTGGTACGAGCACGGCAAGCTGCTCGAGAAGCCCAACTCGTTCAGCGATTTCGTCGCGTGCGCCCGCCACTTGATCGACGCCGGTTACACCTCACCGGCCCGGCTCGCGGCCAGGGGCGGGTCGGCAGGCGGGCTGTTGATGGGCGCAGTGGCGAACGCCGCCCCGGACTTGTTCCGGGCGGTCGTCGCCGAGGTTCCGTTCGTCGACGCCCTCAACACCATCTGCGACCCGACGCTGCCGCTGACCGTGACCGAGTGGGAGGAGTGGGGCAACCCGCTCGAGAGCGCCGAGGTGTACCGGGTCATGCGCAGCTACTCGCCGTACGAGAACGTGCATCCCGTGCCGTACCCGGCGGTGCTCGCCACCGCCGGTCTGCACGACACGCGCGTCGGGGTGCACGAGCCCGCGAAGTGGGTGGCGCGCCTCCGCGACGTCAGCACCGGCGACGCGCCGATCGTGCTGAGGATCGAGATGGGCGCCGGGCACGGCGGGCCGACCGGGCGGTACGACGCCTGGGAGCGCGAAGCGTTCGCCCTGGCGTTCGTGATCGATCGACTCGGCGCGCCGCTCGATCCCGCCGTCAGCCCAACCAGCTGA
- the yihA gene encoding ribosome biogenesis GTP-binding protein YihA/YsxC — protein MSPPLQFQFVMSARDHRDLPPSRAEVAFMGRSNVGKSSLLNALANRKALAHVSKTPGRTQLLNLFALGDDTSAVDCPGYGFAKVPAHVRAGWQPMVEGYLLGRQSLVRTLVLVDGEIGPTKLDVQMLDWLRAHDLTFTVVASKHDKVKASKRETRKAELAERCGVARADVVWVSATKGTGIDRLRALILSWLG, from the coding sequence GTGAGCCCACCACTGCAGTTCCAGTTCGTGATGTCGGCGCGCGACCACCGCGACCTTCCTCCGTCGCGCGCGGAAGTGGCGTTCATGGGCCGCTCCAACGTCGGCAAGTCGTCGCTGCTGAACGCGCTCGCCAACCGCAAGGCCCTCGCGCACGTGTCCAAGACCCCGGGCCGCACGCAACTGCTCAACTTGTTCGCGCTCGGCGACGACACCAGCGCTGTCGACTGCCCCGGGTACGGGTTCGCCAAAGTGCCCGCGCACGTGCGTGCCGGCTGGCAGCCCATGGTCGAGGGGTACCTGCTCGGGCGGCAGTCGCTGGTCCGCACCCTCGTCTTGGTCGACGGCGAGATCGGGCCCACCAAGCTCGACGTCCAGATGCTCGATTGGCTGCGGGCGCACGATCTCACGTTCACCGTCGTCGCCAGCAAGCACGACAAGGTCAAAGCGTCGAAGCGCGAAACCCGCAAGGCCGAGCTCGCCGAGCGATGCGGCGTGGCGCGGGCCGACGTGGTGTGGGTGAGCGCCACCAAGGGCACCGGCATCGACCGGCTGCGCGCGCTGATCCTCAGCTGGTTGGGCTGA
- a CDS encoding extracellular solute-binding protein encodes MTRRRIAAGVAGLAVAAMLAAACGGYGGNSASRHVSASNLPACPLGALRDATGTIHVSIWHGWTAQPKAGLDDSVKAFNAQQDQAQKSGRQRYRIHVTASQEGKDYDEVFDKYARAASSKQLPSIIQVEDTKLQTMADSSTVLPAESCMKADHFDMSAIQPAVRSYYTVRGVYWPGFASASELVLYYNRAHFARAGLDPDKPPGTLQELYDDARKLEAAGIPHPMSLKLDPWFLWTWLSGVGVDVVNHHDGRDGEATRATFNTPQAVQILELFKKMQREDLLVVVPKAPGNIDQYLALATQKSSMLIETSAASTTISAFLKGDANAVPSPTDTTSLLPASGPFPGVKEPGQVQASGAAMYIVDHGSSKAQQAASWEFLKFMMSKPQMVQYHLTTSYLPVFSGAANSPQVTRFWSDQLGGRLLKPAFDELSSVNPDNPGPLIGPYGDFVDALQTAWEAVMLQNQSPAHALAVAQRKVDAALTLYRQDNG; translated from the coding sequence GTGACGCGGCGTCGCATCGCGGCCGGAGTGGCGGGCCTGGCCGTCGCGGCCATGCTCGCGGCGGCCTGTGGAGGCTACGGAGGCAACTCCGCCAGCCGCCACGTCAGTGCGTCGAACCTCCCGGCCTGCCCGCTCGGGGCATTGCGAGACGCGACCGGGACCATCCACGTGTCGATCTGGCACGGCTGGACCGCACAACCCAAGGCCGGGCTCGACGACTCGGTCAAGGCGTTCAACGCCCAGCAGGATCAGGCCCAGAAGTCGGGCCGCCAGCGGTACCGCATCCACGTCACCGCCAGCCAAGAAGGCAAGGACTACGACGAGGTGTTCGACAAGTACGCCCGCGCGGCGTCGTCGAAGCAGCTGCCGTCGATCATCCAGGTCGAGGACACCAAGCTCCAGACGATGGCCGATTCCAGCACCGTGCTGCCGGCCGAGTCCTGCATGAAGGCCGACCACTTCGACATGTCGGCGATCCAACCGGCCGTGCGGAGCTACTACACCGTCCGGGGCGTCTACTGGCCGGGGTTCGCATCGGCCTCGGAGCTGGTCCTGTACTACAACCGCGCGCACTTCGCACGGGCCGGCCTCGATCCCGACAAGCCGCCCGGCACGCTGCAAGAGCTGTACGACGATGCCCGCAAGCTCGAGGCCGCCGGGATCCCGCATCCGATGTCGCTCAAGCTCGACCCGTGGTTCTTGTGGACCTGGCTGAGCGGGGTGGGCGTCGACGTGGTGAACCACCACGACGGGCGCGACGGCGAAGCCACCCGCGCCACGTTCAACACTCCCCAGGCCGTGCAGATCCTCGAGCTGTTCAAGAAGATGCAGCGCGAGGACCTGCTCGTCGTGGTGCCCAAGGCACCCGGCAACATCGACCAGTACTTGGCGCTCGCGACGCAGAAGTCGTCGATGCTGATCGAGACCTCGGCGGCGTCCACCACCATTTCGGCCTTCCTCAAAGGCGACGCGAACGCCGTGCCGTCCCCCACGGACACCACGAGCCTGTTGCCTGCGTCTGGTCCGTTCCCGGGCGTCAAGGAGCCGGGGCAGGTGCAGGCGTCGGGCGCGGCCATGTACATCGTCGACCACGGCTCTTCCAAGGCGCAGCAAGCGGCGTCGTGGGAGTTCTTGAAGTTCATGATGTCGAAGCCGCAGATGGTGCAGTACCACCTGACCACTTCGTACCTGCCGGTCTTCTCGGGAGCTGCGAACTCGCCGCAAGTCACGCGGTTCTGGTCCGATCAGCTCGGTGGGCGCTTGCTGAAGCCCGCGTTCGACGAGCTGTCGTCCGTCAACCCTGACAACCCCGGACCGCTGATCGGTCCGTACGGCGATTTCGTCGACGCCCTCCAGACAGCCTGGGAGGCGGTGATGTTGCAGAATCAGTCACCCGCGCATGCGCTGGCCGTGGCGCAGCGCAAGGTCGACGCGGCGCTCACGTTGTATCGCCAGGACAACGGCTGA
- a CDS encoding carbohydrate ABC transporter permease translates to MATTDTDRVEPAAPRLGGGTAVAIDVGRGGAPRVLRNAGWYVALVALSVVVLFPVYMIVVRALSNPDAYLRAGTPPYPVHIEWNVFSRAWGAGNLSHNLLVSALVTIGITAGQVVTSCLAAYAFAFLQFRFKRLAFALFMATLMLPIEVTLIANVETMRRLGWLNTYQGLVLPFLATALGTFLIRQGFLGVPNDLRDAARLDGHGHLRFLTRVAIPLSRPVIASFTVIAFLSAWNQYLWPQAATTGTRWDTVQIGLASLNGSDPAHYNVAFAGAILAALPIVVVLIVFSRQIIRGLTAGAVKG, encoded by the coding sequence ATGGCAACGACTGACACCGATCGCGTCGAGCCCGCGGCGCCGCGGCTGGGTGGCGGCACGGCGGTCGCGATCGACGTGGGTCGTGGCGGTGCACCCCGCGTGCTGCGCAACGCGGGGTGGTACGTGGCCCTCGTCGCGCTGTCGGTCGTGGTGCTGTTCCCCGTCTACATGATCGTCGTGCGGGCGCTGTCGAACCCCGACGCCTACTTGCGCGCCGGCACGCCGCCGTATCCGGTGCACATCGAATGGAACGTCTTCTCCCGGGCATGGGGCGCCGGCAACTTGTCGCACAACTTGTTGGTGTCGGCGCTGGTCACGATCGGGATCACGGCAGGTCAAGTGGTGACGTCGTGCCTGGCGGCGTACGCGTTCGCGTTCTTGCAGTTCCGGTTCAAGCGGCTGGCGTTCGCACTGTTCATGGCCACCTTGATGCTGCCGATCGAAGTCACGCTGATCGCCAACGTCGAGACCATGCGGCGGCTCGGGTGGCTCAACACGTACCAAGGGCTGGTCCTGCCGTTCCTGGCCACCGCGCTCGGCACGTTCTTGATCCGCCAAGGCTTCCTCGGGGTTCCGAACGATCTGCGCGACGCCGCGCGGCTCGATGGTCACGGCCATCTCCGGTTCCTCACCCGCGTGGCGATCCCGCTGTCGCGGCCGGTCATCGCCAGCTTCACGGTGATCGCGTTCTTGTCGGCGTGGAACCAGTACCTGTGGCCGCAGGCCGCCACCACCGGCACGCGATGGGACACCGTGCAGATCGGCCTCGCGTCGCTCAACGGCTCCGATCCGGCGCACTACAACGTGGCGTTCGCCGGGGCGATCCTCGCCGCGCTCCCGATCGTGGTCGTGCTGATCGTCTTCAGTCGCCAGATCATCCGTGGTCTCACGGCCGGGGCGGTGAAGGGATGA
- a CDS encoding sugar ABC transporter permease produces MAAATAAPLDQGTGAGRSKWWRRDGSVAALCLLPSLVIFAAFCFLPLWRLVNIGLYRSNDFGTRQHYVGWSQYWDVLTGSEFRDGLVHSLLYVLYTVPAGLVLGTVLAVVANRRLRGIRIFQTIFASTIATSVAVAAVIFFVLINPVVGMFNQLNLLSRPGWALFGVSLSSIWQNLGLCFVIVLAGLQAIPEELLEAATLDGYGSVRRFFKVTLPLLSPILLFLVVVLVVFGMQSYAQIEVLTAGGPVHSTETLVWKIFHSQTPAKAGTGAVMSLGLFVVTAIISALQFALLSRRVHYGND; encoded by the coding sequence ATGGCCGCCGCGACTGCCGCCCCGCTCGACCAGGGCACCGGCGCGGGCCGATCCAAGTGGTGGCGGCGCGACGGCTCGGTCGCGGCGCTGTGCCTGTTGCCGTCGTTGGTGATCTTCGCGGCGTTCTGCTTCTTGCCGTTGTGGCGGCTGGTGAACATCGGCTTGTACCGGTCGAACGACTTCGGCACCCGCCAGCACTACGTCGGGTGGAGCCAGTACTGGGACGTGCTGACCGGCTCGGAGTTCCGCGACGGACTCGTGCACTCGCTGCTGTACGTGCTGTACACGGTGCCGGCCGGGTTGGTGCTCGGCACCGTGCTGGCGGTGGTGGCGAACCGGCGGTTGCGCGGGATCCGGATCTTCCAGACCATCTTCGCGTCCACCATCGCGACGTCGGTGGCCGTCGCGGCGGTGATCTTCTTCGTGTTGATCAACCCCGTGGTCGGCATGTTCAACCAACTCAACTTGTTGAGCCGGCCGGGTTGGGCGTTGTTCGGCGTGTCGCTGTCGTCGATCTGGCAGAACCTCGGCTTGTGCTTCGTGATCGTGCTGGCTGGCTTGCAGGCCATTCCCGAAGAGCTGCTCGAGGCGGCCACGCTCGACGGATACGGATCGGTGCGCCGCTTCTTCAAGGTCACCTTGCCGTTGCTGTCGCCGATCCTGCTGTTCCTCGTGGTGGTGCTCGTGGTGTTCGGGATGCAGTCGTATGCGCAGATCGAAGTGCTGACCGCTGGCGGTCCGGTCCATTCCACCGAGACGCTGGTGTGGAAGATCTTCCACAGCCAGACGCCCGCCAAGGCGGGTACCGGGGCGGTCATGTCGCTCGGGCTGTTCGTGGTGACCGCGATCATCTCCGCGCTGCAGTTCGCGCTGTTGTCGAGGCGGGTGCACTATGGCAACGACTGA
- a CDS encoding ATP-binding cassette domain-containing protein — translation MVGVAFDQVTKRFGGTTAVDRLDLVVDDGEFMVLLGPSGCGKTTALRMVAGLESVTEGKISIGDRVVNDVEPRDRDVAMVFQSYALYPHLTVAKNIESPLMVRPQRVEGEAEPRKLTHTERTQRIAEAARALGLEPYLGRKPGALSGGQRQRVALARAIVTRPRVFLMDEPLSNLDAKLRTQTRTELVELHRRFPATVLYVTHDQIEAMTMATRIAVMSDGHLQQVGTPKDIYDRPANLFVARFIGAPPMNTFDATVVVADGRPVLAVGADRLAVPVGARGALVEGQQVVVGLRPEHLALGRTDTGPSLTGRVVNIEWLGHESLVVADVGDQRVTIRQRTGQAQPVVGETAPLAVRPDQVHVFDADTGQRIG, via the coding sequence ATGGTGGGCGTGGCGTTCGACCAGGTCACGAAACGATTCGGCGGCACGACCGCCGTCGACCGGCTCGACCTCGTGGTCGACGACGGTGAGTTCATGGTGCTGCTCGGTCCCTCCGGTTGCGGCAAGACCACCGCATTGCGGATGGTGGCCGGCCTCGAGTCGGTCACCGAAGGGAAGATCTCGATCGGCGACCGCGTGGTCAACGATGTCGAGCCCCGCGATCGCGACGTGGCGATGGTGTTCCAGAGCTACGCGCTCTACCCGCACCTGACGGTCGCCAAGAACATCGAATCGCCGCTGATGGTCCGACCCCAGCGCGTCGAAGGCGAAGCCGAGCCCCGCAAGCTGACCCACACCGAGCGCACGCAGCGCATCGCGGAAGCCGCCCGGGCGCTCGGCTTGGAGCCGTATCTGGGTCGCAAGCCCGGTGCCCTGTCGGGTGGGCAGCGCCAGCGGGTTGCGTTGGCGCGGGCCATCGTGACCCGGCCGAGGGTGTTCTTGATGGACGAACCGCTGTCGAACCTCGACGCCAAGCTCCGCACCCAGACCCGCACCGAACTGGTGGAGCTGCACCGGCGTTTCCCCGCCACGGTCCTGTACGTCACGCACGACCAGATCGAGGCCATGACCATGGCCACCCGCATCGCCGTGATGTCCGACGGCCACCTCCAACAAGTCGGGACCCCGAAGGACATCTACGACCGCCCGGCCAACTTGTTCGTCGCCCGTTTCATCGGGGCACCTCCGATGAACACGTTCGACGCCACGGTGGTCGTGGCCGATGGGCGACCGGTGTTGGCGGTCGGCGCCGACCGCCTGGCCGTCCCGGTCGGGGCCCGTGGCGCGCTCGTCGAGGGCCAACAGGTGGTGGTGGGGCTGCGGCCGGAGCACTTGGCGCTCGGTCGGACCGACACCGGGCCATCGCTGACGGGACGGGTCGTCAACATCGAGTGGCTCGGCCACGAGTCGCTGGTGGTGGCCGACGTGGGTGATCAGCGAGTCACAATCCGCCAGCGGACCGGCCAGGCCCAACCCGTCGTCGGCGAGACCGCACCGCTGGCGGTGCGCCCTGACCAGGTGCACGTGTTCGACGCCGACACCGGGCAACGGATCGGCTGA
- a CDS encoding flavin reductase family protein, with the protein MTDISEPDRETVDEAHFRQVLGHFPTGVAVITSEVGSTPLGLAVGSFFSVSLEPPLVGFCVAATSRSWPRIRETGRFCANVLAEGQEALSRAFASSGADKYQGVGWRPSPLGCPVLTDVLAWIDCKIEGELSAGDHAIVLGRVAGLQVEREGRPLVFFRGGYAGMT; encoded by the coding sequence GTGACCGACATCAGCGAGCCCGACCGCGAGACGGTCGACGAGGCTCACTTCCGCCAGGTGCTCGGGCACTTTCCGACAGGCGTCGCGGTCATCACCAGCGAGGTGGGCTCCACCCCGCTCGGCTTGGCCGTCGGCTCGTTCTTCTCTGTCTCACTCGAGCCGCCGCTGGTGGGTTTTTGTGTGGCCGCGACGTCGAGGAGCTGGCCGCGCATCCGCGAGACGGGTCGGTTCTGCGCCAACGTGCTCGCGGAGGGTCAAGAAGCGCTGTCGCGCGCCTTCGCGTCGTCGGGAGCCGACAAGTACCAGGGGGTCGGTTGGCGGCCGTCGCCGCTGGGTTGTCCGGTGCTGACCGACGTGCTGGCGTGGATCGACTGCAAGATCGAAGGGGAGCTGTCGGCCGGCGATCACGCCATCGTGCTCGGCCGGGTCGCCGGGCTCCAGGTAGAGCGTGAGGGACGTCCGCTGGTCTTCTTCCGCGGTGGCTACGCCGGCATGACATGA
- a CDS encoding MBL fold metallo-hydrolase: MDPIVFDLGTGLRFWGEDLPHDGSFRGTALVTHLHWDHVQGLPFFTPINRAGAELDVYAPPPEPGCSVAAAFDDFMRPPYFPVRSTDLFGTIRFHDASDTDLAIGRAKVRVRSVPHVGATNGYRVELDGYSVAYVSDHQQPCDGSSRIAGSVLELCGGADLLIHDAQYDSGEFAEKTEWGHCTVDYAVNVAVEAGAKRLALFHHDPAHDDDRVDELLGYARGLVPSGHELEVLAAGEGMSVVLAAPVTIA, from the coding sequence ATGGACCCGATCGTGTTCGACTTGGGCACGGGCCTGCGGTTCTGGGGTGAGGACCTGCCGCACGACGGGTCGTTTCGCGGCACCGCACTCGTGACGCACCTGCACTGGGACCACGTGCAAGGCCTGCCGTTCTTCACCCCGATCAACCGTGCCGGTGCCGAGCTCGACGTGTATGCACCACCCCCTGAGCCCGGTTGTTCGGTGGCCGCCGCGTTCGACGATTTCATGCGCCCGCCCTACTTCCCGGTGCGCAGCACCGACCTGTTCGGCACGATCCGGTTCCACGACGCGTCCGACACCGACCTCGCGATCGGGCGGGCGAAAGTGCGGGTCCGCTCGGTGCCGCACGTCGGCGCCACCAACGGCTACCGGGTCGAGCTCGACGGCTATTCCGTCGCGTACGTCAGTGACCACCAGCAGCCGTGCGACGGGTCATCCCGCATCGCCGGCTCGGTGCTCGAGCTGTGCGGCGGTGCCGACCTGTTGATCCACGATGCCCAATACGACAGCGGTGAGTTCGCCGAGAAGACCGAGTGGGGTCACTGCACGGTCGACTACGCGGTGAACGTGGCGGTCGAAGCCGGCGCCAAACGCCTGGCCTTGTTCCACCACGACCCAGCGCACGACGACGATCGCGTCGACGAACTCCTCGGGTACGCGCGGGGGCTGGTGCCGTCGGGCCATGAGCTCGAGGTGCTGGCCGCGGGCGAGGGCATGAGCGTGGTGCTGGCCGCACCGGTGACCATCGCCTGA
- a CDS encoding alpha/beta hydrolase, translating to MTDRTPNQASVEINGYRAAYLEMGDGPLALCLHGFPDSAHTWRHLLPQLADAGFHAVAPWLRGYAPSAVPSDGRYQSGALALDANALHDALGGGEPGVIVGHDWGAIGTYAAIGNQPDRWRRAVTAAVPPMPIAGGGIMQYAQLRRSWYMFFFQHPLADVVVAGDDLRFVDHLWEDWSPGYDAGHDLPLVKDALRDSANLGAAIGYYRAMLGDGARDPELDAIEASAMAPPPIPTLYLHGADDGCMGVELAEQAAAFLEPSGSQMQIVADAGHFLHLEQPDVVNAAVVAHLTSS from the coding sequence ATGACCGATCGGACACCGAACCAGGCCAGCGTCGAGATCAACGGCTACCGGGCCGCGTACCTCGAGATGGGCGACGGTCCGCTGGCGTTGTGCCTGCACGGCTTCCCGGACTCGGCGCACACCTGGCGCCACCTGCTGCCGCAGCTCGCGGACGCCGGGTTCCACGCCGTGGCACCGTGGCTCCGCGGTTACGCCCCATCAGCGGTGCCGAGCGATGGTCGCTATCAGAGCGGCGCGCTCGCGCTGGACGCCAACGCGCTCCACGACGCGCTCGGCGGTGGCGAGCCGGGGGTGATCGTCGGCCACGACTGGGGTGCGATCGGCACGTACGCCGCGATCGGGAACCAACCCGACCGCTGGCGACGGGCCGTCACCGCCGCGGTGCCACCGATGCCGATCGCAGGTGGCGGGATCATGCAGTACGCCCAGCTGCGCCGGTCCTGGTACATGTTCTTCTTCCAGCACCCGCTCGCCGATGTCGTGGTCGCCGGGGACGACTTGCGGTTCGTCGACCACCTCTGGGAGGACTGGTCCCCCGGCTACGACGCGGGCCACGACCTCCCGCTGGTCAAGGACGCGCTGCGCGACAGCGCCAACCTCGGCGCGGCGATCGGTTACTACCGGGCCATGCTCGGCGACGGCGCCCGCGATCCCGAGCTCGATGCGATCGAGGCATCGGCAATGGCGCCCCCGCCGATCCCCACGCTGTACCTCCACGGCGCCGACGACGGCTGCATGGGCGTCGAGTTGGCGGAGCAGGCGGCGGCGTTCCTCGAACCGTCGGGCTCGCAGATGCAGATCGTGGCCGACGCCGGCCACTTCCTCCATCTGGAGCAGCCCGACGTCGTGAACGCGGCGGTCGTCGCCCACCTCACCTCGTCGTGA